caagtcaccaaagtaaagtgtgatagaCTCCTTtggactgcattagactaatgaaaattgtctgacatcagggggagcatctaatggtgtgttgaactcttttccttcaccgaggttactttttccacagggttttgttgctcggcaaggtttttaatgagacaaaaacaaacaccgggaagtaatttcccaacCAAGGCTATTGTCGTTTCcacaaggattttctgccttaggagttgtgaagcaactaatcaacttcaacggaacaaagtgatcatctgcaacatatcacctttacttgcatctgtcatgttgtcttttcccttcgtcaaggttttatcccattgggttatccttgtcaaggttttaatgaggcaacatatttgagtccaaccatgttctaagtttgctcaatgttgtactctttttctttagttcaggttttgtccctctgggtttccctgacgaagtttaaacgaggcaattaacttagacccATCGATCTgtaaagatcgtattgcatgtgatgaactacatgtaaagtaagagacaacatgtgaagtactacatgtgaagagttttaccaaggttttatcccactgggtttttccttttcaaagttttaatgaagcaattgatttcggcacaagtcatcaaggagaggacgacatttgaaaaactacattcgaagcactatatgtgaagcactgcgTATGAAATTCTATTGAACcgtacaagggggagtgttgtagggcctatGTCCCATAAATATGCGACCCAACTAGGTAGTTAGGGTTTTTCCATGGTTGTATATAAAGCATACTCTGCTATATTATATGGTTGCTGCCTATCAATACAATCCCTCTTGTACTTTCTCAGACTCTTGGTCTTCTCTGtgtttttccctcaaagatttaGTTAAAATAACAATTTATTTTATGTAGGttataattaataaaatcatGGATTATTTAAGAGAAGAGAAGCTTAAAATTTTCATGTTATCATCGTGAAAAACAGTGTTATCAAGGAAAGTAATTGCTGGATAAAAATAATGAAGACCAAGAGAAAGGCGCCCAAATCACATATGGACCACTGAGCCACTGACCATTTTGAGTGCTGCTTGGTGCCTTGGTGGTACTACCTCATGTCTGATCTCTTCTTCATAGGGCACATACCACGACTTTAATAGCCTGCCGGCCGTCCCATTTCAAAAACAATTGGAACCGCGTTAACCAACAGTCTTGACTATTGAACCCACATCTAGTGGGTCCCACTACCAGTCTAATCTCTCTGACGTGTTACAGTATATAATTCCGCTTTGGAAACTGGACTTCCAAGGATATTTCCGTCATTACGCCAACTCTCTTAAAATCACAGTAGAAAAACCACACTCTCACTCTTCTTCCTCCATCTCTCACTCTTCACTCTGCAATTCCACCGTTTTCCCACTTACCGGAAAACCTCAAAACATTTTCCGGTAAACATACATTATTTTTTGACGGTGGAATTTATAACCATGCATGAATTCTGAGAAcctcaatttcttagatctttaagATTTTAACCTCATTCTCTGCATCCAATGGCACCGTCATCGTCATCGTCATCGTCGGGTGATAACACAGCATTCATAAACACagaattatcaaaatcaacatcaatTTTTGGATTGAAATTAGGAGTAGTAATCGGAATTTGCGTCGGAGCAGCAATAGTACTAATCTTGTTCTTACTTTCATTATGTATTTGGAAATCTcctaaaaaaaattcatcatcatcatcaaaaaagagaaaacaacaaTCTTATAATGGCGGAGGAGTTGGAATAATAGATCCATCTCCAGTAGTATCAAAAGAGATCAAAGAAATCATTAAACCAGAACAACAGGTTCCAGAGATCCAGATTGATATTGGTAAAACGGAACATAGAGTTATATTTTCTGATCAACAGCATCGTCCTTCATCACATGCTAGTGGTGAGAGTAGATCAACAAATGCAACGGATTCGGTTTCGATGTCGGGGAATAATGCCGGTAGTGGTAGCGGTGGTGGTTTGCCTGAAGTATCACATTTAGGTTGGGGACATTGGTATACATTAAGAGAGCTTGAATTAGCTACTAATGGATTAGCTGATGAGAATGTTATCGGTGAAGGTGGTTATGGAATCGTTTATCGTGGTCTTTTGCCTGATAATACTCTTGTTGCTGTCAAGAATTTGTTAAATAACAGGTACTACTACTCAATTTTGGACTAATTATCATTTTCAACGAATTTTTTCGTATTATTGTTATCGAAAAAAGTAATTATTAGGTAATTGATTTCGGATTGATTTCAGTTATAGTTTTGTTGTTCATTATCAATTGAATTTGGTTGACTTGTCTGTTATGAGTTCTAATTTTGGTTGTATTTACTTAATGGTGGTTGAATTGGATAGTTAGTTTCTATAGTTGGCAGTGGTTAAATTTGATTTTTATGAATGAATTAAGAAATTGTGATGAAGAATTAATGTGAGGTTGATGAATTTTTTAGGGGGCAAGCAGAGAAGGAATTCAAGGTGGAGGTGGAAGTAATTGGCCGTGTTCGACATAAGAATTTAGTTAGATTGCTTGGGTACTGTGTGGAGGGAGCTTACAGGTATTGATTTCATTTACTTGATTGGTTTTCGCCAAATTATGAAGCTGACCTTTTTTTTTAGTTTGAGATTTCTTACTGTATTATTTGGTTTTCATGATTAGGATGCTTGTATATGAGTATGTGGACAATGGTAATCTTGAACAGTGGCTCCATGGGGATGTAGGGCTAGTCAGTCCTTTAACATGGGATAATCGGATGAATATTATTCTTGGAACAGCTAAAGGGTATGATTATTTCTTTCTGGTAGAAAAATCTGTTTATGTAGGTTTTCTCGTGTTAGATTTTAAGCTGATGTAGTTCAACGGATTTCTTTTTCCAGTATTGCGTATCTTCATGAAGGTCTTGAACCAAAAGTTGTTCATCGGGATGTTAAATCTAGCAATATACTACTTGATCGACAATGGAATCCCAAGGTCTCTGATTTTGGTCTTGCTAAGCTCTTATGCTCGGAAAGCAGTTATGTCACAACTCGTGTCATGGGAACATTTGGGTTAGTATCTGCCTAGTTTAATTATTTTTCGCAGCCAGCAGACCAGAGAATCTGTGACCCTGTTGCTAACTTTTCTGTGAATCTTGTAGATATGTAGCTCCTGAGTATGCTTGCACTGGTATGTTGAATGAAAGAAGCGATGTCTACAGCTTTGGAATACTTATCATGGAGATAATTACAGGAAGGAGCCCTGTTGATTATAGTCGACCTGCTGGAGAGGTTTGTTGCCTTCAGAATTACATTCAACTTGTTCATGTGTGCAACAAACCGAATTTTGTAGTTAACAACGAATGATCAACTTGCAGGTGAATTTGGTTGAGTGGCTAAAAAACATGGTTGGGAGCCGGAAATCTGAGGAAGTAGTGGATCCTAAATTGCCTGAAAAACCTCCTTCAAAGGCACTGAAACGTGTTCTACTGGTTGCTCTTCGTTGTGTTGATCCCGATGGACAAAAGAGGCCGAAAATGGGACATGTTATCCACATGCTCGAAGCTGATGATTTGCTATTCCGGGACGTCACTCATGTAAGTTCAAATagacattttttattttcattttttttgagttCCAGTTTGATTTTCTTGCCAGAAAACACTGCTTGAACATTCTAAAGTGATCACTTAAATGGAAAACACCTCAAAACCTACAGATAAACGAACCTAGAAAATTTTCtttgcaactgcaacctattaaccTTTTTATATGGACAGTCTAATGTTCAGTCAGAACGCCGAGTTGGACGAGAGTCTTCTCAATCACGTCGTGATAATCGACAACATAATCAAGATGGTGCGAAATTGGGTGATAAAAAGTTGGCTGAAACAACTTCTGACACAAGTGAAGGAGAAAGCAGTAGTAGCCGTCACCAACAAATGAAGTGGAGATAAGAAAGAAAAAGTATAATAGGtgacttcaatttttttttggctaTATGTTTACGAAATGTTTTTTGCTTTTATTTGTTGTATGTTCTTATCCATTTTTAGTGTAGATTTTTCCTTTCGGATGCATTTTGTACCATAGAAAAATTCATTCATCCACATACAAGTAATAATAAGATCACGATATATATTTTACATGTTCTGAATTCCGATCTCTCCTGCATTTTATCTTTTGCTTAGTCTCGCAAGCGCCTCAAAACCACTGACTTGCATTTTATTAAAGAGATGGCGATAACGTTACAGTAGAAACGTCGCAGCCATCGGTTGTCACTTGTCCGCTCTTGCCGTCCCAGGTATGATCAGTTGTCTGCTTGGTTGGATTAAAGCTTTACAGCAAATTAGTTAGACAGCACGCAAAAACTGGAAGTAGTAGGGCCTTTTGTTTCGCCATCAATGACAGAAAAACtctagcttgcattttggattctCCTATACAAACAGATGGAATGCCAACAAATGCCTAAAGCTGGCAATGATTGTAACTGCTGAACCTCCACTTTTCCTATTGTTTGCACCTTATCCACTAGCAACCCTACCCCATTGATAACTTTTGCAGACCTCATACATGGATGAAAGCTTCCTGCACTATTGCACGCTGAATATGCTGGATGGCGACCCGGTTGGTCCGAGTTGGAgcctatctttttctttttgctagTTTTGTCTCAGGCTGATCTTAGATGGAGTAAAAATTAGCAAAGCATTGACATTATCCATGTGGTAATCATAAATTAGGATATTGCATCTTGATCTTGATCTTGATCTTGTATTGATGATGAGACATTATAAGATACAATCAATTTGGCAAATTTTAAAATGAGAGAACACCTAGAGATTAAATTGGCTGACACCAGACATGTTGTCTGTTCAGTGAATGAGCTTTGAGTTCACGTGAATTGgtttaatggtggttgtgaagtttttaatgaaatccttctttcttcttcttcttcttgttacaGGCTGTATTTGTTTGCAGGATTAGAATTTGAGGAAAAACAAAACTGAAAAACAGGGTTCATTcaattcatttttttcttttttcttttcaaacgtTACAAAAGGTGGTGGCTAATGGTGGTTCAATAATTTTGAAGATTCTTTGTAACAAAAGAAAAATGGCCACTTGGTTTGTGGTGGTGGGACTTGGggaattttcattttcattttaatgGATGGATGGATTGACAAAAACCATTCAATAATCTTTTGTTTGATTGTTCTTTGTTTAATGTTTATTCTtttctttaacttttggtttccaaaaaacaaaagaagattttCTTGACTGATTTTGCTTCTCTCTTTTTTCCGATTTGAATATTGACACTGGACTTCTAGTATTCCGGTTTctttgacatttttttttttgttctccaAGTCTATACGGCCAACAATAAATTATGTACATGTAGTGGGACAATATGACAATGGCGGTATGGCACAATGACTTTTTGTTCAAAAGTGCAAATTGTAGCCCGGAAGCAACATGTCATGGGTAATGTTGAACAGATGTGTGTTTCACACTTGTTTGTTTGCCACAACTGAAGAGGTGAATGCTGGACTTTTGTATGTCAATTCCGAAACGGTTATCCAATGAAACATATTTTGAGGCATATTCAAAAATTTTGAGACATACTCAAGATTCGGCTGATAATTTCTGCTTTtgtctaggttcggctgataacttaaGGTTCGAATGAtaatttttcagccaaatttaaACAGGTATATGCCTCCAAACATTTGAGTATATCTCAAAACATGTTTCTATCCAATTCTAGGACTTGGGACGTTTGGATAATTGTGCGGTGAGGAGCAACAAGCGTAGAACATATGAGTACCCTGTCGCAGTTGTTGAATGGTGACTCCAAAAGCCGTGAAATATGAGTAGGCCTCGACCACTGTCCCCATGAAATTCCTCCTTTTTATGGTTAATTTTTTGGATCTCACAAATATTGCCCACAAGCTTCCTAAGGAATCCTAGTACATTTCCGGTGGGAAGGACAACAAACAGTTTAATTTCCAACTTTGGGattttgttaaagggagaaatCAGTGTGCTCATATTAACAAGTTATAATGATTCGATTAACAACCCCATAAGTATTTattaacctggctaaattggggcatatACCACATAACTGGGGCCTATAGctagatgacaaaaaaggtcactaGAAATCACTTCATAccaccccttatcaaaataaATACCAAACTACCTATTTTATCCCTGATTAATCAGCACTAATTAATCGTATCAggggttaattttgttttggatgtgagattaactaatgttagagagttcatcaaagcatcaacattttgatttttttttcgtaaacagtactcagaatcggtttacgttcattcacttgtgaaccgattctggattggtgtTTTCAAATTAACAGGGGACATCTATAATCGGTTAACGTTGACATGTTTATAATCCGATTTTCGAAATCGGATTTTACTTatgacatatataaaccgattgtttcctttcattaccaattttcattcattCCATTATTATTataggatgcatttagcacatgcatcaagtctttaaacccctagacgatcctagtggacgagttataatctcgtgagggtttacatagaggtctacccacaaaacctatacaaaaacttctaaatcTATCAATCTTCCTCCTCCGAAGACGATACCGCATCCAAGTAGTTCGGGTTATCCTTCGGGATTCTTTCTggcaagaagtgatagcttgcatcgaatgcgaatgcttccctcttttcttccaagtagcgcgctttcacgacttcgtgctacaaaaacacaaaaacgaACTTACATTTGTTACTGGTATTTTAttggaagatcaaacaacatgggttacggaaaaaaaaaactcacaaaattacttacaaattctgcaatggacaaggtgaagaggcgagtgttaaaaatccgaggttagagagctaaaaaagcaattttcgcattttcgatgactaagtgtctatcatggacttgttggaCATTTCTTGCATTAGGATTCCCATACTCTTGCCTAAATGTGTTGTGTACTTTAGCCCAAAAGGTTGTTGAATCCtccctttcggaggattgacgtctaagtcgattttccgcataccatgctttcgtgattgccaaatcttccgcggagtcGAATGATGCCATTCCTtgtatgtatatgtatgaaatgagtagttgtggagtatatggagtgagggggaataaaatgatcaattttggggcaaatgaggtccaagggtgaggtctctatttatagagaaagtcccaaacgacatttttttttggaaaacgtGAACAATTTGAAATAATCGGTCTTTTAGAAGGACTGTAAAATCCGATTGTGTTTATATGCCACAAGGAATCGGTCTCTCTTGCACCAATGTAAAACTATTAAAGACattttaaattttgaattttcaccgacaccaatcggtttatatatttccATATGTGGTCCGATTCTAGCTTGGCTTAAAAACATCTAGGAAAAATggcttgtacaatcggtttattgTGACATATCGAGTAGACCGATTGTTGGCATGTCAGGCTAGAATTGTCGATCAACACATAATTATAATGAAAACTtcaagtgcattaagttcaacacaGAGATCATCCAAAATACAAACCTTAAAAGAGTATCAAGAACTTAAAACAACCATAATAGGCTTATAAACCTAAacttttaatatctaaaacttaAACGTAAAAACTTAAAGAGCAGGAGCACCAACATCTGCAGCACCACCAGGAGCATTTGCAGCACCACCAGGAGCAGCATCATCAGGAGCACCAGCATCACCAGTATCAGCACCATCAGGAGAAGCAGCTTGTGCTTGAGACATTTGTTCCCACATACCTTCCATTTCTGCATGGAGCTCCCTCTCCGATAAAATCATGTTTATCCTCATCCTAGTGAACCTCGTGACCTCATAAAGCTCCTCCAGTGCAAGTTTGTCAATCAATGCAAGGGCTTGTTCAAGATGGGTCTCACGCCCATATGCAAACTTATAGAGGCTCCTTTCTGGCATTCTTTGTGGTGTCCTAACAATGTCCTCCAAGGTTAGCTCTCGAGAGTAAAATGGTAGGTGTGTGAAGTCCATTctacacaacaaaaaaaaaaaatcaagtaagcaATCGGTACATATAGAAACATAAGTAATCTAATTCTGAAGAGACTAAAACAATCGGGTTATGTGGTACATGTATAAAACCCGATTGTGAAAAGGAGATGAAGAGACTACAGTAATCGGATtatacatattacatatataaaccaattttggtgatgtattttcatatttcatttctaCCCCAAAATCAGGTTATGTTAATCATCATGTAAACCGATTAttgtgcatgctcttcatggacgaaaacaaaacccagaatcggtttattcgataggtcaataaaaaccgattctgggtgtaatcagaattttgatttgtcaaaaacgaagatttaaacatgtaaatcaacaAGATATGAAGAATCATAGAttgggttgatggagatttacctttttcttggttggatcgaagatctccggagaagaagatgaaaattagggttttgagaatttggaaagattatGATGGAAACAGaaagttttttttaggtttagttttttttgtttttggatttactgaaaatagaaAGATTAGAATTTATATGAGAGAGTTTTAGGAATTAATATGGGGGTAGATTAGTATTTTTTAGAAGTTTGGGTGCCTATAGTAATTTGGTGGTGTGGGAAGGAAAATTTGATAGACCCCAATTAAATGGTAcatgccccaatttagccaggtttatTTAAAGGGTAGGATCTGATGACATGGTTGTATTGACATTATCATTACATGGTTTGGTTATTTTTTTAACTTATAAATTAGAATCTATGTTAAGTAGGCTAAAATTATCTTATAACTGGGTTCAAAAAACATTTAAAAGGATGGAAATATTTGATAAGCATAGGCTAAACAAaactttaaaacaatttcaatACAAAAATTAAGTTATGCTAGAATTAGGGACTGGAAATAACCTAGGTTAGCCCCTTGATAAGCCTGTCTCTGATGCATACACTGAGCCTTGAGATCATAATAAAATTACTTTCacaaaaaacataaaacaaatttACATCATGAGACTAAATTTTGATCActaaataaaatataaatcacTGGGTAAATTTTAGGCCACGACACGTTTTTTTATGTCGCGTGAAAAACTTAAGATACTTGTGTAAATTTGCGTTACAATACAGATTTTCAAGTCATATAGTTGTGACGATTTTTCGATCAGAGGTAAGTGGACGAAGGGAAACAATCATTTTACGAATAACATATTCGAGATCGAATAACCTATCCAACACTTGTGTTAGAGCAATTAATTAATGCTCGGTTGAACGGCATAAGTGTTACTATCTGAAGCCTGTTGTCAATGTTAAATGATCAAACTAAtatctcgatttctagtctattaagtcAAGTCTTGGACTGAGTtataatttggtagttgagtatcagacatcaccctcgaaaactgaagatcgacgaagacatttgaagaacttctgtatcatgtatgtgaagactaaaccattctATTTTTCTCACTATCTTACATTTTATTCGTTGAGCCAGTGCCGTATGACTTTCAGTAGATTTACAAGGAAGAAAATTCGAGTCAAGCTCTTCTTGTTAgaaatctcaaaatatgattttagcaaagatgttcatcgatccttaacaatattagttctaaaaaaatttattgtgtgaattaatttgtgTAACAATTGAAAATTACTCAAGAAAATTattttatcacttgggaatgtttcaaacatcaaaagagagaaattcagaaaTACTAAAATTTCTGGCTAGTGTAGGTTGGTGAATCActttgcaaaccatagatatctgagttcagaaatacaggaaggttggcgaaccagttcgcaaactgtgagttcagttgggaacagttcacgaaccgtcgTTAACTGATTTCTTGAAGTTGGTATTATAGGATAGCAGTtggtgaacccggttcacgaaccgtacaACTGATTTTGGTAGTCTTGTAGGGTTGGAGAACCCGCTTCACAAAACATTGCACCCTGTCTCATGAACAAGcctaacggttcacgaaccgttgtaccaaGTGTCCCAATAGATTAtaacagatgctcaaagacttattttttaaatatgtttaacattactaaaactctctcaaacatatttataagacttcattgatcactcaaaAACTTACGTacgtgcatcatgattaaattcttaggtgtttaaatgaacatcaaattgattttagttctttggcatacttGCCAAACCTAACAGTCATTTTACACGATTCCAGAACCGatccatagtgtatattcttctattgtattttcaagacctaaaagtatttgcttgattctcaagttatcttagatttaACTCTAAGCAACCGATGGTCttagaaaactataaatagagatgctctttcaactgagaaattcaatccctgacactttgtgtcctaggtGATTCTAGATTCTTCATATATAGATCTAgctttcctctgagaaacataattaggtctacgactaaaagacttcactttggggatccgtgaagccaggtccgactatctttacctagGTAGTTCTTGTATCATGATGTTTCTTTTCTGTTATCGtggttttcataatctctttcaggcaagatagattgTACTTgcaaagttttcttcgtctcagactttgtgattcctcaagatagatataagaAAACTGATCTTAATCGAtattttgaagatttttcttgagaggtggtttagaatctaggatgctcttcgggagtcgtaagttctggATTTGTGAGGTTCGCTATAACTTTTTCTATTGTAAGCATATTTCCCCACCttaatctttgatctaaacggataTCAAAAGGGATTATTTGTTATAGGAAGATTAGTATCAAGAGTCTTCACtttggctgaagcaactcttaggctgtaaaggacgtcagctaagggaatcaattacgtacAATCTTTAGAGGTTCAGGAGACGTAAGGAGCGGGACTGTACTGAGTCACTTGTAGGGTGGATTCagtcttaactacattccagtcctaaatctgatagtaagctagtgtatgtagtggattaatatagtttggtgttcaaatctggacgagttcTCGATTTTTtcctgcagttgcggtttcctcgttaacaaaacttcttgtgtcttgTGTTTTACCTTTTTTGTATTATATTGGTTCTCTTTATAATTGgacgtattcaatcttagtagatacttCCATCTAATTGTGATTgattacgagactcgtttctTATAAAATTCGTATCTTGACAGATAGATAacaacaagtttaattacttggcagaattccgattgggATATTTGGAAACGAAtatattgatcttggatattgatttttgagatcgtccaagtactattTTTAACAATCGGGTTCACGGATTCCTTTGTCTATACATATACTGATTAAGAATAGGTAATAATATATATCTATATACATATCGTCAAGGATCATGCAGTTGATCTACTTGccattgtattaggttttttccatatAGGTTGCCGAACTAAAAAGTTGGTGTCGTACTTGGTACCGTTGCGTTTTCAAATTGAACTCCAAAGGGGGtggttcaatttccaaggcagaTGAAGAGAAGTGGTTCTAAGATAGTTATTGAGTCTTGCATACCATGTTGAGGTCCGCTACCCATGTCGAGCCTTGCTACCACTGTCTATCCTAGATACCCCTACCGGCGCTGCTACCTTGAGCATTTCAACTCCTGTTGAGGCTTGTTACCCTCCTGAGCCTTGCTTCCCTTACTGTACCTTGCATACCTTGATGAGTTTCTTTACCCATACAAAAGCCTCGTAACCTCGGTAAGTCATACTACACCTTGTGGCCGGTTATATCCAGGTCAAGACTCCCCAGCATTATCCCAGGTCTTGAGTAATCTAAAAAGATCCCAAACATCATCTTGGGTCTTTAGTTATTTGCAAAAATCCTTTTATGACCTAATAACATATATGTCCTACCATACAAAGACCCCTTGCTCCTACGGGTAGAACAAGGATCCCTCGCTCCTAGGTTGGACCAGGGAGGTTAATAATTTTAAGGTTAGACTGTAAGATCTCATAGCTCTTGTGGCTGGACTAATGTGAACTATCATTCGTTGCTCATACAGTTGAACCACAACTTCTTTTGCTCAAACGATTTCATAAGAGAGGCTTATAACTCATATGATTAGACTATAATCTCTTACCCTCAGTCATTACTCTTACAACTAAACCACTACACCCTTCGCTCATACGATTGGACCAAGGAGGCTTATATCACATATGTTTGACTATAATCTTTTACTCTCAATAGAGGCTCATATGATGGGACTACGATGCTCATTTTGCGCTTAAGGTTGGACAAGTAAAAAAACATGTCTGAACCTCTCTATAAGACCGGTCATACTTCTTTTCGACAGACGACCACTA
The nucleotide sequence above comes from Papaver somniferum cultivar HN1 chromosome 8, ASM357369v1, whole genome shotgun sequence. Encoded proteins:
- the LOC113304222 gene encoding probable serine/threonine-protein kinase At1g01540 → MAPSSSSSSSGDNTAFINTELSKSTSIFGLKLGVVIGICVGAAIVLILFLLSLCIWKSPKKNSSSSSKKRKQQSYNGGGVGIIDPSPVVSKEIKEIIKPEQQVPEIQIDIGKTEHRVIFSDQQHRPSSHASGESRSTNATDSVSMSGNNAGSGSGGGLPEVSHLGWGHWYTLRELELATNGLADENVIGEGGYGIVYRGLLPDNTLVAVKNLLNNRGQAEKEFKVEVEVIGRVRHKNLVRLLGYCVEGAYRMLVYEYVDNGNLEQWLHGDVGLVSPLTWDNRMNIILGTAKGIAYLHEGLEPKVVHRDVKSSNILLDRQWNPKVSDFGLAKLLCSESSYVTTRVMGTFGYVAPEYACTGMLNERSDVYSFGILIMEIITGRSPVDYSRPAGEVNLVEWLKNMVGSRKSEEVVDPKLPEKPPSKALKRVLLVALRCVDPDGQKRPKMGHVIHMLEADDLLFRDVTHSNVQSERRVGRESSQSRRDNRQHNQDGAKLGDKKLAETTSDTSEGESSSSRHQQMKWR